One part of the Terrimicrobium sacchariphilum genome encodes these proteins:
- a CDS encoding cbb3-type cytochrome c oxidase subunit I — translation MSSGLSDSVKNAGRWPQGWTDPLPRLLLWFSASAASWLVVGLALLIIAGVQVVNPAFLRGISVLAFGRLVPAGINALVFGWGSLSAIVAILYLLSRLGGVTISSARLPYCALAAWNLALLLGLCSIAARGGNGLLLLELPPFAIVTILLAYAATAIWGYALFRGRRISGTFASSWYLVAGMLCFPWLVVTGNVLLVWLPIPGPAQAPVAAWFAGGMMNLWLAPVSLAAIFYIVPQVLGRRLAAYNLSLLGFWSFMVFAAWCGLGRMVGGPVPAWMASVGFVSSFLMVVPVLIAGVNVFGVLKGTSEWTLPLRHAAAGIGAFAGTYLLAAILAIPPVAGVFNFTDIAVAVGLLGLGGFVTLSLGGLIQFVLPQFERRDPLAERLGSWHLWLTVIGVGAASVCLVLGGILQGFAQSDPGIVFSHSVDYVMPFRFLALLGLLIFLAGAVCLFLRVHRALVRHLITPP, via the coding sequence ATGAGCTCCGGTTTGTCAGACTCCGTGAAAAATGCGGGACGCTGGCCGCAGGGCTGGACTGATCCGCTGCCGCGCTTGCTGCTGTGGTTTTCCGCCTCAGCCGCAAGCTGGCTGGTGGTCGGCCTGGCCTTGCTGATCATTGCCGGGGTCCAGGTCGTGAATCCCGCCTTTCTCAGAGGCATTTCCGTGCTTGCCTTTGGGCGGCTGGTTCCGGCGGGGATCAATGCTCTTGTCTTTGGCTGGGGGTCGCTCTCTGCGATCGTGGCGATCCTGTATCTCCTGTCCCGCCTCGGCGGCGTCACCATTTCCTCGGCGCGGCTGCCTTACTGCGCCCTTGCTGCGTGGAATCTCGCCCTGCTGCTCGGTCTTTGCTCCATCGCGGCTCGCGGGGGAAATGGGCTGCTGCTGTTGGAACTTCCGCCCTTCGCCATCGTAACGATCCTGCTCGCCTATGCGGCCACGGCGATCTGGGGGTATGCGCTTTTCCGCGGGCGGCGAATCTCGGGAACTTTTGCCTCCTCGTGGTATCTCGTGGCGGGGATGCTGTGCTTCCCCTGGCTCGTCGTAACAGGCAATGTCCTGCTGGTCTGGCTGCCTATCCCGGGTCCAGCCCAGGCTCCGGTGGCCGCGTGGTTTGCCGGGGGGATGATGAACCTCTGGCTCGCGCCGGTTTCGCTGGCGGCGATCTTTTACATCGTGCCTCAGGTGCTCGGGCGCAGGCTCGCTGCGTACAATCTCAGCCTGCTGGGTTTCTGGAGCTTTATGGTCTTTGCCGCATGGTGCGGATTGGGCCGAATGGTCGGCGGCCCCGTCCCGGCGTGGATGGCGAGCGTGGGCTTTGTCAGCTCGTTCCTCATGGTGGTCCCGGTGTTGATCGCCGGGGTGAATGTCTTCGGCGTGCTGAAAGGCACCTCCGAGTGGACTCTCCCGCTGCGCCACGCGGCTGCCGGTATCGGGGCATTCGCTGGCACGTACCTGCTGGCAGCCATCCTCGCGATTCCTCCGGTGGCGGGAGTTTTTAACTTCACCGACATTGCCGTCGCTGTCGGGTTGCTCGGGCTCGGTGGCTTTGTGACCTTGTCGCTGGGCGGGCTGATCCAATTCGTCCTGCCGCAATTTGAGCGGCGCGATCCGCTGGCGGAGAGGCTCGGGTCATGGCACCTGTGGCTTACCGTCATCGGCGTCGGGGCGGCGTCGGTATGTCTTGTGCTGGGGGGAATCCTGCAAGGGTTCGCCCAATCCGACCCGGGAATCGTTTTCAGCCACTCAGTGGATTACGTGATGCCTTTCCGCTTCCTGGCGCTGCTGGGATTACTGATCTTTCTCGCTGGGGCGGTGTGTCTTTTTCTCCGAGTTCACCGGGCTTTGGTCCGTCACCTGATTACGCCGCCATGA
- a CDS encoding cbb3-type cytochrome c oxidase subunit II: MNRTPAIIVGVVLVFASAWLGVAMYSYMTLGYLAPVADKVSGSTLPPALSGLAEAGQRVYAAEGCAYCHTQQVRPAAISGDIEKKLGSRRTVARDFLYQQPAAFGYLRIGPDLANFGLRARDEAEVHRLLYQTGSAMPSYQYLYIVRPISGQQSAEALVGLRGSYVPPTGYEVVPTPEARALAAYLLSLRQDYALPEAPLEKVK; encoded by the coding sequence ATGAACCGGACGCCTGCGATCATCGTCGGAGTGGTGCTGGTCTTTGCCTCGGCATGGCTGGGCGTCGCGATGTATTCGTACATGACGCTTGGGTATCTCGCTCCTGTCGCGGATAAGGTCAGTGGCTCGACTCTGCCGCCTGCGCTATCGGGGCTGGCTGAGGCCGGGCAGAGAGTCTATGCCGCCGAGGGATGCGCCTACTGTCACACCCAGCAGGTGCGGCCCGCCGCGATCAGCGGGGACATCGAGAAAAAGCTCGGTTCCCGGCGCACCGTGGCGAGGGACTTTCTTTACCAGCAACCCGCCGCCTTCGGGTATTTGCGCATCGGACCGGATCTGGCGAATTTCGGTCTGCGAGCTAGAGACGAGGCGGAGGTTCATCGCCTGCTGTACCAAACCGGCTCCGCCATGCCGTCTTATCAGTATCTTTATATCGTAAGGCCGATCTCCGGGCAGCAATCTGCCGAGGCGCTGGTGGGATTGCGAGGATCGTATGTTCCGCCGACAGGGTACGAAGTGGTTCCCACTCCCGAGGCGCGAGCTCTCGCAGCCTATCTGCTTTCGCTCAGGCAAGACTACGCCCTGCCGGAGGCGCCGCTGGAGAAGGTGAAATGA
- a CDS encoding c-type cytochrome, with amino-acid sequence MSDPQRDSTSPQEAIDLVELHASAAREPVKLWLVGVIMGVMFVGGMFLWANSGGFSASVYDPARSVAGKGSGSPAPPPDPRMMSRRLYMQNCGACHQPNGMGIPGTYPPLAGSEWVLGQEWHGDNHLVRVVLHGLQGPITVEGRDFNNVMTPWGGVLKDEQIAAILTYIRSEWGNSAPPISKEFVAMIREETRGRQAAWTQKELQEIPRQVSPPPVVEPAPTPVANLDQTPRVP; translated from the coding sequence ATGAGCGATCCGCAGCGCGATTCCACTTCACCGCAGGAGGCGATCGACCTCGTCGAACTCCATGCCTCGGCCGCCCGCGAGCCGGTCAAGCTGTGGCTGGTCGGGGTAATCATGGGCGTGATGTTCGTGGGAGGCATGTTCCTTTGGGCAAATAGCGGAGGATTCAGCGCCTCGGTTTACGACCCCGCTCGTTCGGTCGCGGGAAAGGGCAGCGGCTCGCCCGCTCCGCCACCAGACCCGCGAATGATGAGTCGACGGCTTTATATGCAAAATTGCGGAGCCTGCCATCAGCCGAATGGCATGGGCATACCGGGAACCTACCCGCCACTGGCTGGCAGCGAATGGGTGCTCGGACAGGAATGGCATGGCGATAACCATCTCGTACGGGTCGTGCTTCACGGTCTTCAGGGACCGATCACGGTGGAAGGTCGGGATTTCAACAATGTGATGACTCCATGGGGAGGGGTGCTCAAAGACGAGCAAATCGCCGCAATTCTCACCTACATACGATCGGAATGGGGGAATTCCGCCCCACCCATTTCGAAGGAATTCGTCGCCATGATCCGGGAGGAAACCAGGGGACGGCAGGCTGCATGGACGCAAAAGGAACTGCAGGAGATTCCCCGGCAGGTTTCGCCTCCGCCGGTGGTCGAGCCTGCTCCTACCCCGGTGGCCAACCTCGATCAGACTCCCCGGGTTCCCTGA
- a CDS encoding COX15/CtaA family protein: MKKNTWTFSDSFIHGWAILTAFVTLILIWSGGLVTSKGVGMSVPDWPNTYGYNMFAFPISRWVGGIFYEHGHRLIATGVGVLTTVLAACLWGRETTGKIKAFGISAIIFIVLLLGVREMPVYLTCAVLALPMIAFGIVKFCRNPRQLRWLGVAVFSAVILQGVLGGLRVVWFKDQIGIFHGLLAQAFLLTLAILAVLTSRAFREGRWVAYMPDRTLAYITLATTVLIYFQLGLGATMRHEHIGLSIPDFPLAYGRVIPDTSAEAMAQINAGRVQAGQPQTTAFQVWVQMVHRLTAVCILVGITMVFSRAWRTRQAAPIRRWSAVWLTLVVVQVCLGAWTIWSNKAADIATGHVAVGALILVVGGLLSLRMFCGLRTGNFAWPDAPKHPLMNAA; encoded by the coding sequence ATGAAGAAGAACACCTGGACTTTTAGCGATTCATTCATCCACGGCTGGGCCATCCTGACGGCCTTCGTCACGCTCATCCTGATCTGGAGTGGGGGATTGGTGACATCCAAGGGAGTGGGAATGTCCGTGCCCGACTGGCCGAATACTTACGGGTACAACATGTTTGCCTTCCCGATCTCGCGCTGGGTGGGGGGAATCTTTTACGAGCACGGACATCGGCTCATTGCCACTGGGGTCGGCGTGTTGACCACCGTCCTCGCGGCCTGCCTTTGGGGCCGGGAGACCACGGGAAAGATCAAGGCATTCGGTATTTCCGCCATCATCTTCATCGTTCTGCTTCTCGGAGTTCGAGAGATGCCGGTGTACCTGACCTGCGCGGTTCTGGCCCTGCCGATGATCGCCTTCGGCATCGTCAAGTTCTGTCGGAATCCTCGCCAGCTTCGCTGGCTGGGCGTGGCAGTCTTCTCAGCAGTCATCCTTCAGGGAGTGCTCGGAGGACTCCGTGTCGTGTGGTTTAAGGACCAGATCGGAATTTTCCATGGTCTTCTCGCCCAGGCTTTTCTGCTGACTCTGGCGATCCTGGCTGTGCTCACCAGCCGCGCTTTCCGGGAAGGGCGCTGGGTCGCGTATATGCCTGATCGCACGCTGGCGTACATCACATTGGCAACGACGGTTTTGATCTACTTTCAGCTAGGCCTCGGCGCCACGATGCGCCACGAGCACATCGGGCTCTCGATCCCGGATTTCCCGCTGGCCTACGGACGTGTGATTCCAGATACCTCGGCCGAAGCGATGGCGCAGATCAATGCCGGCCGCGTTCAGGCGGGACAGCCGCAGACCACGGCTTTTCAGGTGTGGGTACAAATGGTGCATCGTCTGACGGCGGTATGCATCCTGGTGGGGATCACGATGGTTTTCTCCCGGGCATGGCGGACGCGGCAGGCAGCGCCGATTCGTCGCTGGTCAGCGGTGTGGCTGACGTTGGTTGTCGTGCAGGTCTGCCTGGGGGCCTGGACCATCTGGTCGAATAAGGCGGCGGACATCGCCACGGGGCACGTCGCGGTTGGAGCCTTGATTTTGGTCGTCGGGGGGCTACTTTCCCTGCGAATGTTTTGCGGTTTGCGGACGGGAAATTTCGCTTGGCCGGACGCTCCAAAACACCCATTGATGAACGCCGCATGA
- the cyoE gene encoding heme o synthase, which yields MMKTAAPALSRLESLFGDLLELSKARLSFLVLVTTFVGFMVGWQGPMDYVLLSATLLGTALCAAGAAALNQWWERDLDSLMKRTRNRPLPGRRMHPQDALLFGLFFSLAGLLVLALFTNYRAAFLAFATIAIYVLVYTPMKRMSSLNTLVGAIPGALPPLIGWIAARGVYDLEGSLLFAILWFWQMPHFLAIAWMYREDYANAGCVMLSGSDESGEMTSRQAFLYALCLLMVSLLPAILFFNTAVYFFGALILGAAFAGCALHFMLRRDRPSARLLFLASIAYLPLLLGLLLVTQR from the coding sequence ATGATGAAGACAGCCGCACCCGCCCTCTCCCGACTCGAGTCCCTGTTCGGGGATTTGCTCGAGCTCTCGAAGGCGCGGCTCTCATTTCTCGTCCTGGTCACCACCTTTGTGGGGTTCATGGTGGGGTGGCAGGGGCCGATGGATTACGTTCTGCTCTCGGCCACGCTGCTCGGCACGGCTCTTTGCGCTGCCGGGGCTGCCGCCCTGAACCAGTGGTGGGAGCGCGACCTCGACAGCCTGATGAAGCGCACACGGAACCGTCCGTTGCCTGGACGCCGCATGCACCCGCAGGATGCGCTTCTCTTTGGACTCTTCTTTTCCCTGGCCGGACTGCTCGTTTTGGCCCTCTTTACGAATTACCGAGCTGCCTTTCTCGCCTTTGCGACCATCGCGATCTATGTGCTGGTATACACTCCGATGAAGCGCATGAGTTCGCTCAATACGCTCGTCGGCGCCATCCCCGGCGCTCTGCCCCCGCTCATCGGCTGGATCGCAGCCCGCGGGGTATACGATCTCGAGGGCAGCCTGCTCTTCGCGATTCTCTGGTTCTGGCAAATGCCGCATTTCCTCGCCATCGCCTGGATGTACCGGGAAGACTATGCGAATGCGGGCTGTGTGATGCTCTCTGGTAGCGATGAAAGCGGCGAAATGACCAGCCGCCAGGCCTTCCTTTACGCGTTGTGTCTGCTCATGGTGAGCCTCCTTCCGGCGATCCTGTTTTTCAATACGGCGGTTTATTTCTTTGGGGCGTTGATCCTCGGGGCGGCGTTTGCCGGTTGCGCCCTGCACTTTATGCTGCGCCGGGATCGTCCATCCGCCCGGTTGCTGTTCCTTGCCTCGATAGCCTATCTTCCCCTGTTGCTCGGGTTGCTGCTGGTCACCCAGCGCTGA
- a CDS encoding SCO family protein, whose translation MSTDSTPSSAAPTENPAPKRIPRLGWVIVFVVLVGLVAFAYVSLQKMRPVASALPRLEQAPAFSLTSQDGKTVTEAVLKGKVTVLNFIFTRCMGPCPRMSAQMGHLNQALGPKLEDVQLISVSVDPEHDTPAVLAEYGQRFGAEPGRWKLLTGPTDQIHNVMVKGFLLPLGTDKDGMPAHSTRFVIVDQQGVIRGYEDGESPEVVQKLLMDIGDLLREGKSGSR comes from the coding sequence ATGTCGACCGATTCCACTCCTTCCTCAGCCGCTCCCACTGAAAATCCCGCGCCCAAGCGCATTCCGCGTCTGGGCTGGGTGATTGTTTTTGTCGTTCTGGTGGGCCTTGTGGCTTTTGCCTACGTGAGCCTGCAAAAGATGCGCCCGGTCGCCTCGGCGTTGCCCAGGCTTGAGCAAGCCCCCGCCTTTTCTCTCACCTCGCAGGACGGCAAGACTGTGACCGAGGCCGTGTTGAAGGGGAAGGTGACGGTGTTGAATTTCATTTTTACACGTTGCATGGGGCCCTGTCCCCGGATGAGTGCCCAGATGGGACATCTCAATCAGGCGCTCGGGCCGAAGCTCGAGGATGTCCAGCTCATCAGTGTCTCCGTCGATCCTGAGCACGACACCCCAGCCGTGCTGGCGGAATATGGCCAGCGATTTGGCGCAGAACCCGGTCGATGGAAACTCCTCACCGGCCCGACCGACCAGATCCATAATGTCATGGTCAAGGGCTTCCTCCTGCCGCTCGGGACAGACAAGGATGGGATGCCTGCGCACTCCACCCGGTTCGTGATTGTTGACCAGCAGGGGGTGATCCGAGGGTACGAGGATGGTGAAAGTCCGGAAGTGGTGCAAAAACTTCTGATGGACATCGGCGACCTCCTGCGAGAGGGGAAGAGCGGCTCCCGATGA
- a CDS encoding DUF420 domain-containing protein: MSVSDLPAINASLNGIATVLLTAGFILIKTNRPAAHRVAMLSAFGVSMVFLVTYVIHKILVRGVHTPFGGEGAIRGIYYGMLISHILLAIAIVPLVIITLRHAFKGNLDRHRAWARWTFPLWYYVSVTGVLVYFFLYQWWPAVRH; the protein is encoded by the coding sequence ATGAGTGTCAGCGACCTACCCGCCATCAACGCCAGTCTCAACGGCATCGCCACGGTGCTGCTGACAGCTGGTTTTATCCTGATTAAGACGAACCGCCCTGCAGCCCATCGCGTAGCGATGCTCTCGGCATTTGGCGTTTCGATGGTGTTTCTGGTCACCTATGTGATTCACAAGATCCTCGTCCGCGGCGTACACACGCCCTTTGGCGGTGAGGGTGCGATCCGGGGGATTTACTACGGGATGCTCATCTCTCACATCCTGCTGGCCATTGCCATCGTGCCGCTCGTGATCATCACCCTGCGTCATGCTTTCAAGGGCAATCTCGACCGTCATCGGGCCTGGGCACGCTGGACATTCCCTCTCTGGTACTACGTCTCCGTCACCGGAGTGCTCGTGTATTTCTTCCTTTATCAATGGTGGCCGGCCGTCCGGCACTAA
- a CDS encoding DUF6572 domain-containing protein, whose translation MSGLENPTVLDAMALDSATDKVILAMYETREWTGGEEQLAQLENKVNAYLSFILDGEMTEAFPQLRDKAVEIQLRTTHLPDDSAANLIVRIREQLAFQKIEFAVYQAEPEGCCGGHGHDHEGGGCCGGHGHSHDHAHEGEGCCGGHGHVHDHDHHDHAHGEGECRGGGGGCGCRH comes from the coding sequence ATGTCCGGACTTGAAAATCCCACCGTTCTCGACGCCATGGCCCTTGATTCCGCCACGGACAAGGTCATACTCGCCATGTACGAAACTCGAGAGTGGACGGGCGGCGAAGAGCAACTGGCCCAGCTCGAGAACAAGGTGAATGCCTACCTTTCCTTCATCCTCGATGGGGAAATGACTGAAGCCTTTCCTCAGCTCCGCGACAAGGCGGTGGAGATTCAGCTCCGCACGACCCACCTGCCGGATGACAGCGCGGCGAATCTCATCGTGCGCATTCGCGAGCAGCTCGCTTTTCAGAAAATCGAGTTCGCCGTCTACCAGGCGGAGCCGGAAGGCTGCTGCGGCGGTCACGGCCATGATCACGAGGGCGGCGGATGTTGTGGCGGCCATGGGCACAGTCACGATCATGCTCATGAGGGCGAAGGCTGCTGTGGAGGTCACGGGCATGTTCATGACCACGATCATCACGATCACGCACATGGCGAGGGGGAGTGCCGTGGTGGTGGAGGCGGCTGCGGCTGCCGCCACTAA
- a CDS encoding restriction endonuclease, with translation MDSSRSAHPHDFQPPVPASQPDLFTLELVKSLEWRHFELLAQGLFRALGLHAQRIKAGGDGGIDLVLREGEYGPVVAIVQCKAWTNWQIPPKTVRELYGAMAAESAPHGYFICSGKFSGAAREWAQGKALTLVDGEELVVWLNSLDFQTRGDLIREITSGDYKTPTCPQCEITLVRRSGQYGDFWGCPNYGNRVRRCRYKMPVARRAV, from the coding sequence GTGGATAGTTCGAGATCTGCTCATCCACATGATTTTCAACCCCCGGTTCCGGCTTCACAGCCCGATCTTTTCACCCTGGAGCTGGTGAAAAGCCTGGAGTGGCGGCATTTCGAACTGCTGGCCCAAGGGCTTTTCCGGGCACTTGGTCTGCATGCTCAGCGGATCAAGGCCGGAGGGGATGGCGGCATTGATCTCGTGCTTCGCGAAGGGGAGTACGGCCCGGTCGTCGCCATCGTTCAGTGCAAGGCGTGGACCAACTGGCAAATTCCGCCGAAAACCGTGCGCGAGTTGTATGGGGCGATGGCGGCGGAGAGCGCTCCGCATGGATACTTCATCTGTTCCGGAAAATTCTCCGGTGCGGCTCGCGAGTGGGCGCAGGGCAAGGCTTTGACATTGGTGGACGGAGAGGAACTGGTCGTGTGGTTGAATTCTCTCGATTTCCAGACCCGGGGGGATCTGATTCGCGAGATCACCTCCGGCGACTACAAGACCCCAACCTGCCCCCAGTGTGAGATAACACTTGTGAGACGGAGCGGGCAATACGGAGACTTTTGGGGCTGCCCAAACTATGGGAACCGGGTGCGCCGTTGCCGGTACAAGATGCCCGTGGCCCGGCGCGCGGTCTGA
- a CDS encoding ABC transporter ATP-binding protein: MNVFLRVLPYVRRYPALAFGTLACAVVGTLMVIVFPTVTQYIIDEVIRKNQPQMLLPLVAIGLASFVAQDGLNGIRIILNNSFEQRVIFDLRSELYAHIQLLPLKWFDNRATGDIMTRLIEDVTSVERVLIDGIEQGSVSILQILIVSSVMLAYSWELTLVALLPIPLLAAGALAYTLTARSRYRQHRKAASALNALLHDNIAGIRQIKTYTSEQREHARFDSASEALRQASLIVMRAWAIYNPSMNFLSSVGMLLITGYGAYRVLHSGMELGVLVMFIVFAKLLYDPVGRLHQLNQLFQSGRAAGERVFEILDEPAETDEGAGNSSALVKGEVEYRHVSFSYTEERQILKNISLHARAGEMIALVGTTGAGKSTVINLLTRFYEYGEGDILIDGRSIRDFSRHDLRKSIAMVTQESFLFNGTTAENLRMGKPDATEDEMWQALEAANAAEFIRRMPEGLHSAVGERGIKLSVGEKQRVSIARALLKNPPILILDEATASVDTATERLIQEALDRLMTNRTSFVIAHRLSTVRHADQILVLDRGQIVERGKHAELIDLGGIYARLSRLMEDDASLNEATRD; encoded by the coding sequence ATGAACGTCTTTCTCCGAGTCCTTCCCTACGTCCGTCGTTATCCGGCTCTCGCTTTCGGCACCCTCGCCTGTGCGGTAGTCGGTACGCTCATGGTGATCGTCTTCCCGACCGTCACCCAATACATCATCGACGAGGTCATCCGTAAAAATCAGCCGCAGATGCTTCTCCCCCTCGTCGCCATCGGGCTCGCCTCCTTTGTCGCCCAGGATGGACTGAACGGCATCCGCATCATTCTCAACAACAGCTTCGAGCAGCGAGTCATCTTCGACCTGCGCAGCGAACTCTACGCTCACATTCAGTTACTCCCGCTGAAGTGGTTCGACAACCGCGCCACCGGCGACATCATGACCCGCCTGATCGAGGACGTAACCTCGGTCGAGCGCGTGCTCATCGACGGCATCGAGCAGGGATCGGTTTCCATCCTCCAGATTCTCATCGTGTCGAGCGTGATGCTTGCCTATAGCTGGGAACTCACCCTGGTCGCCCTATTACCCATTCCGCTCCTCGCGGCTGGTGCCCTCGCCTACACGCTCACGGCTCGTAGCCGGTATCGCCAGCATCGCAAGGCAGCCTCCGCGCTCAACGCACTGCTGCACGACAACATCGCTGGTATCCGCCAGATCAAGACCTACACCAGCGAGCAGCGCGAGCACGCGCGCTTTGACTCTGCCAGTGAAGCACTCCGCCAAGCCTCCCTCATCGTCATGCGAGCCTGGGCGATCTACAACCCGTCGATGAATTTCCTCTCGTCGGTGGGCATGCTTCTCATCACCGGCTACGGAGCCTATCGCGTCCTGCACTCTGGCATGGAACTCGGCGTACTGGTGATGTTCATCGTCTTTGCCAAGCTCCTCTACGACCCGGTCGGCCGCCTGCATCAGCTCAATCAGCTCTTCCAGTCCGGTCGCGCGGCAGGAGAACGCGTGTTTGAGATCCTGGACGAACCAGCCGAGACCGACGAGGGAGCGGGGAATTCCTCCGCTCTCGTCAAGGGAGAGGTGGAGTACCGCCACGTTTCCTTCAGCTACACAGAGGAGCGCCAGATTTTAAAGAACATCAGCCTTCATGCCCGAGCTGGTGAGATGATCGCCCTCGTCGGCACCACGGGCGCGGGCAAATCCACCGTCATCAACCTGCTCACCCGCTTTTACGAATACGGGGAAGGCGATATCCTCATCGACGGGCGATCCATCCGGGACTTCTCACGCCACGATCTCCGCAAAAGCATCGCCATGGTGACGCAGGAAAGCTTTCTCTTCAACGGCACCACTGCGGAGAACCTCCGCATGGGAAAACCCGATGCGACAGAAGACGAGATGTGGCAGGCGCTGGAGGCGGCCAATGCGGCGGAATTCATCCGCCGGATGCCCGAGGGTCTGCACTCCGCCGTCGGCGAGCGTGGCATCAAACTCAGCGTCGGCGAAAAGCAGCGCGTTTCCATCGCCCGCGCCCTGCTCAAAAACCCGCCCATTCTCATCCTCGACGAGGCAACCGCCAGCGTCGACACGGCGACCGAGCGACTCATCCAGGAAGCCCTGGACCGCCTGATGACCAACCGCACAAGCTTCGTCATCGCACACCGCCTCTCGACCGTTCGCCACGCGGACCAGATCCTCGTTCTCGACCGGGGCCAGATCGTCGAGCGCGGCAAGCACGCCGAACTGATCGACCTCGGCGGCATCTACGCCCGGCTCAGCCGCCTGATGGAAGACGACGCCTCGCTGAACGAAGCGACGCGCGACTGA
- a CDS encoding exopolysaccharide biosynthesis protein, with translation MMSAEPVPQEPFSIDAALEDCLAQADGEGVLLQTALERLGPASFCFVSLLLSVLFIQPFSLGPLTMASALTFMAAGWQMVRRAQYPKLPKRMRDARLHGKGWKMVIAFCQKTLRFCRKFTRPRLQHWVSGDRGEQFIGWLILIGGFLVAIPAANLPLNNTLPALMVLFAAIAWLEKDGLMIFISLAWGVLTLLYFLIVGLALWFFGEQVATWMHSFWGHFWK, from the coding sequence ATGATGTCCGCTGAACCTGTTCCGCAGGAGCCTTTCAGCATCGACGCAGCGCTGGAGGATTGCCTGGCGCAGGCAGATGGCGAGGGCGTGCTCCTTCAGACCGCTCTGGAACGCCTCGGTCCGGCCAGTTTCTGCTTTGTCTCGCTGCTGCTGAGCGTGCTGTTCATCCAGCCCTTTTCCCTCGGTCCCCTGACCATGGCCAGCGCCCTGACCTTCATGGCAGCAGGCTGGCAGATGGTGCGAAGGGCACAGTACCCGAAGCTGCCCAAGCGCATGAGGGACGCGCGCCTCCATGGCAAGGGGTGGAAAATGGTGATCGCCTTCTGCCAGAAAACCCTCCGCTTTTGCCGGAAATTCACCCGCCCCCGGCTGCAACATTGGGTGAGCGGAGACCGGGGCGAGCAATTCATCGGCTGGCTCATTCTCATCGGCGGTTTCCTCGTCGCCATCCCGGCGGCCAACCTGCCGCTCAACAACACCCTTCCCGCTCTCATGGTCCTCTTCGCTGCCATCGCCTGGCTGGAGAAGGACGGGCTGATGATTTTTATCTCGCTCGCCTGGGGCGTGCTCACCCTGCTCTACTTTCTCATCGTCGGACTGGCCCTCTGGTTCTTCGGTGAGCAGGTCGCTACGTGGATGCATTCCTTTTGGGGGCATTTCTGGAAATGA
- a CDS encoding DedA family protein encodes MEILKQFIEFLLHAENHLKWVIENYGVWIYVLLFLIIFCETGLVVTPFLPGDSLLFAVGALAAQKLIAMEVVLPLLLIAAILGDSVNYGIGKWFGPRVFHFEKSRFFNPEHLHKAHAFYQKYGGRAIILARFVPIVRTFAPFVAGVGTMEYRKFFSYNVIGAILWVGLFLGGGYFFGLHPIVQKNMKLVILGIIVVSVLPIAWEFFAAWLEKRKAAKGVK; translated from the coding sequence ATGGAGATCCTGAAGCAGTTCATCGAGTTTCTTTTGCACGCCGAAAATCACCTCAAATGGGTGATTGAGAACTATGGGGTCTGGATTTACGTCCTGTTGTTTCTCATCATCTTCTGCGAAACGGGCCTCGTGGTGACTCCCTTCCTGCCGGGAGACTCGCTTCTTTTTGCCGTTGGCGCGCTCGCCGCTCAAAAGCTTATCGCAATGGAGGTCGTACTGCCCTTGCTGCTCATCGCGGCGATCCTGGGCGACTCCGTGAACTATGGAATCGGAAAGTGGTTTGGCCCAAGGGTCTTCCATTTCGAGAAAAGCCGGTTCTTCAATCCCGAGCATCTGCACAAGGCGCACGCGTTTTACCAGAAGTACGGAGGTCGTGCGATCATCCTGGCCCGATTCGTCCCGATCGTGCGTACCTTCGCCCCTTTCGTGGCGGGCGTGGGTACGATGGAGTATCGCAAGTTCTTCTCCTACAACGTTATCGGAGCGATTCTTTGGGTGGGTCTTTTCCTTGGTGGCGGCTATTTCTTCGGCCTTCATCCCATCGTACAGAAGAACATGAAGCTCGTCATCCTGGGCATTATCGTCGTCTCGGTGCTCCCGATTGCCTGGGAGTTCTTTGCCGCCTGGCTGGAAAAGCGCAAGGCGGCAAAGGGCGTCAAATAG